In the genome of Neofelis nebulosa isolate mNeoNeb1 chromosome 8, mNeoNeb1.pri, whole genome shotgun sequence, one region contains:
- the ACBD7 gene encoding acyl-CoA-binding domain-containing protein 7 isoform X2 codes for MSLQADFDRIAEDVKKMKTRPNDGELKELYGLYKQSVVGDINIECPGILDLKGKAKWEAWNLQKGLSKEDAMSAYIAKAKELIEKYGI; via the exons ATGTCTCTGCAG gCTGATTTTGATAGGATCGCCGAAGATgtgaagaagatgaaaacaagGCCAAATGACGGAGAACTGAAAGAACTCTATGGGCTCTACAAACAATCTGTAGTTGGCGACATTAATATtg AGTGTCCAGGAATATTAGATTTAAAAGGCAAGGCTAAATGGGAAGCATGGAACCTCCAAAAAG GATTATCGAAGGAAGATGCCATGAGTGCATACATTGCTAAAGCAAAAGAGCTGATAGAAAAATACGGAATTTAA
- the ACBD7 gene encoding acyl-CoA-binding domain-containing protein 7 isoform X3, whose protein sequence is MKTRPNDGELKELYGLYKQSVVGDINIECPGILDLKGKAKWEAWNLQKGLSKEDAMSAYIAKAKELIEKYGI, encoded by the exons atgaaaacaagGCCAAATGACGGAGAACTGAAAGAACTCTATGGGCTCTACAAACAATCTGTAGTTGGCGACATTAATATtg AGTGTCCAGGAATATTAGATTTAAAAGGCAAGGCTAAATGGGAAGCATGGAACCTCCAAAAAG GATTATCGAAGGAAGATGCCATGAGTGCATACATTGCTAAAGCAAAAGAGCTGATAGAAAAATACGGAATTTAA